agttaaatattaaaaaataaataaaattcatgtatctatttagttaaattaaaattaactgaTTAATCCATATAAGTTAAGgagtataaatatataattaatatttccgTTTTTTGCACTTAGTAAAACATTAGAAGACCGGTTAAGAGTTAACGAGATATTATCAGTTAAAGACAGCTGGATACCTGTTGTGGCCAGAAACAGAGAACTGCAAATGCATGTGGaggaattaaagaaaaagatatttgcTATGTCTTCATGCTGCAAATATAAAGTACAGTTCAAGAAGGATTCTTGGCCCACTGATGGTGAAAGCTGGAGAACATGACAACTCTCTTGCTGTACTGTAAAACTCATGGCTCCTATCAATTGTAAGATTGGGGTTGTATCATGAGAAAGGGACCCATGCGTTTTGACTGGTGGTCAAGAAAATGGAATTATTGCTCCTTCAGTTTCTTGGTAACTCGTTAAAGGGTGTTGGAAACTTTTGACCCAGAACAGAAACCTTGAGAGGATGGAGATGGCTCAAATTATTGATATGCCATGCCAGGCAAAGAACAACTTACATAAGGAATCTGAATCCGCTTTTCCATTGCAATGTCCATATAATCAAGAGTTTAGGGCAAACCACCTACGATACACTGAATGTGCAGGTTTAGGCCATTACCAATGGAATTGTATATATcaataagaatattttgatCAGATATGGTGGTGCAAGCACAAGCATCTTAACAATTAGAATGTACCCATCCACACCAGAAAATGAAGTAgatataaaatcaatgatattAAACAATTCCATTGGAGTATTTCCAGATACTCAGCCTGATCCTTTTGACTATACATGAATTACCTTATCCACTTGCAAagagtttttcttattttcttttataattgcAAGAATGATTCGACTCCAATACGTATATCATCTTTATATAAATCTTACATAGCCCTAAACTTGCACAGAAAGCACAACTACAAATACAATAACACCAAGAACCATCTAAAAAAAATCCATCCCATGATAAGTTTTATAAGAAGCTAATAGCACTCAGTTAACACTTACGAGGAGCAACAATGTTGCAATTATTTTCCTGACAAAATGCATGTCTAACATCAGTGAAAATTTCACTGTTTAGTGTtcaaaaagagaggaaaaaaggattaaaagaaaatgcacgCATCTACTATAGCAACTTAGAATTCTTCGGGGTTCGCATGACTCGGTAGCATGGCAACAATATTACAACAATCTTTTAGTTTAGGTCGATAAaccccttttatttttcacataaTGTAGAGCATCTGATAAAAAAGGAAGAATCAGAAATGGTACAGGTTACTACTCCCAAGAGAAGGAAAGTCTCTGGTGAGAACCACTGGCAGATGATTCATCAGGTCCAGTTTGAAACATATCCTGGCTATGGAGATTGCCGTTGTGACTTCCATCAGAGACCAAAACAGATTCTACTGGTCCACCTTCCATTCCAAGATTGCTAAAGTTTAAGCTTGGAATCAAGGATTGAGCTGGGGGGTTTAGGTCAGGCTGCACCATGTGGCTCAAGCCAATCTCCCGAGTCTCAGCTTGTGGCGATGACAGAAGAGAGAGAGCACCATTTGAGTCAATGACTTGGTTTACACCATCAGAGAACATTTTCTGATTGCCACTGCTACTGCCTAATGTGGAACGAACATCAAGAATAGTTTGACAAACAGATTCTCCAGGAAGGGTAGAACTAGTACAATGTGAGAATGGGAACTGCTTTCCACCTCTATAGCTATGAGACATCGATCCAGGAAAAAGGTTTTTTCCACTGCTGAAGTTAACAGAGGATTGATTAGTATAAAGCATGGGATCATTCTCAGGTTTCACAGCCCCAGCCCAACCAGAGCTCGCACCAGTAGTCGAAAATATTTGGGAACCTCCAAATTGCAGATATCTTGTCCCTGCAATATGGCATAGACACTTCAGCAAGGCTTGAAACCTTATCTTCTTAGCCTCTAGTTCTAtagttaaaaggaaaaaaaaaaaatcttcacGAAACAAGGAACAAGAGAAGATTACCCCCAACAGAAATTACTTAAAGTTGAAAATCGAACCTTGATGATTGGAAAATAACCTTGCAGAATTTACAGGCATTGAATCAGGCTGAGGCTTCCTTCTGCGGCGGTTATGTCCATCAAGACGTTTTCTGCAGCTTCGTTTTCCCTCATCAAACTCCACCAAGGAATGGAACCTATTACAGGCACATCGAAGAACACAATAAATTTAGTAAGGAAAACTTGCAATCAGATGGAGATCAGAGTGATTATTTCTCAATCACCCAAATAAAGCAAGAAAGCAGGTCTGGTTCAAGGAAAACTAGTGCTGCAACAATATAACCAAGAAGAATTCCATTAGGCAGCCACCAAAAAATGTGCTGGATAATGAAATGTTCAAAGATAAGATTCTTCTCCAATTCTTCCTCCTAATCCATTTGACTAAGCAACATCCATTCAATTATAATTGACAGCATAAGTGCCCCTTTAAATGCATTAAGCACATATTTACCTCAATTGAGGGAGGGGAAAATACATGCAGCCAGCCAGCACAACAATTCTTAATATATGTTTTTGCCTTGAAAACCCAAGATCCGAGCAAATCACATGCATGACAGAACAATATTCAAATTGAAGATATTTCGGGAAATGTCCCTCTTTGTAAGCCATGGCTGCCCCCTAGTGACTTCTCCCTAATATTTCATGTCAATGATAATGAAGCATATCATGCACTGACACTGCATTCTGTGACAATTTAGATGTGAATGTAATATTTACTCTGAGGGATGTTAATCTGTTAAACATAGTTCCGGATCTGCCCCCGACAAACTACAACAGTGGCATCAATATTTAGAAGCTAATATTAGTTTGATTACATCCCCAAAACTAATGGAAGAGTTTATGACCCAAGAGGAGATATGCGCAACGCCTAAATAATCATGTTGCCACTTGCCAGTGCCAAGACTAAATTGCAATAACAACAAATGAATGTTGCACTTCAATTTAAGCTCTCTAACCAAAGAAAAGGCTATGAAGGTGACAGTAAAGCAGAGGAATAGCTAGAACACAAAGAATATTACCTTCAAAAGCATGTTAGTTCTTACCTGCTGCACTGCTGACAAAACCGTTGCTCCAGACCTTTAATAAAAACCTTAGGAGTCTTAGAATGGAGCTCACATACTTTATGCCGTCGATGATAGTCCCTGCATTTGCTAAGGTCTGAAGCACATCCATCAACCAAGCATGAGGGGATATGTGTTCCATTGGCAGGGGTGCGAACTCTTTTTGATGAACCAGATGATGATGACTCCATTAAAGAGTCCCCTGGACCTGAAAACTTCTCCACCAATTTGTCTTCCAAATCACCTGAATTCCCTAGTTTCAAGTCTACCGAGCAGTACCCTGTAACTTGATTTAGTGTGAAGCTACTATTAGACACAGCAGTTTGAGCAATGCGAGGAATCTTTTGGTTTTCCAATTCAGTTAATCTCCAAGGTGTCTTGAGATTGTAGCCCATAGAACATCCTTGTCTTGCAACTCTCCCCAATTCCTGCTGCCAAATTCTTCTCCAAAGAATCCACCTAGTCAATCTTTACACAgataattatcaaattcaagaAATAACAACAAATTATCATAGAAGGCAAAATAACATTCTTGGATATCAATTTCTTACACGATAAAGCATCTATTCCAAATCGACTTTGTTCATTGACTTGGTAAGGCAATTACAGAAGAAATTTCCAAGAAACAATTTGAGGTTAAACACAGGAgaaaagggctatatttgtcattgCATTGCACTTTAACAATAAAGTGTGATTCTAATGCTATCATATACTGATACCTGTCACATCATGCAAGTCAGCACTCATCACAGCCACAAGCAGCCTTGAAGATAATTCttttcataaacaaataattccACGAATCATTTTGCTTCACAACATCAAAAATACAAGTTCATTTATAGACAAAAATTTCCATGTTTGAATggtttaaacttttaaacaAGCTGATTATAGGCCAACATGATTTCATCTAAAACCTAAAGTTGTCccaaagataataattttctattacCGTGTTAAAGACTCTTTACTAATTGAAGAATatgtcttttttttcatagCCAAAGTTGCCAACACAACTTTATTCTAGTAACAAGGAGAACCACAAGAATCACTAGCTGTTACTGTTTGATATTGCTTTTCTAGTATACCTTTTTCTCATTAAAACAGAAATATAATTCTCATTCAAAGACAAGAAGagttaaaagaagaaatgccCAGAAATTTACACAAAAGAATTTAGAAATCATGactattaaaacaataaaaacagCAAAGATTTAATGATGGGTACCTGAAAGAACCCAATAAATCAGGCACAGGAGAGGTGAAAATCCAGTCTTTAAGTAACTTCCTGGCTTTTAAGTTGCagaaaaatcttgaaaatgaGGCGggaaaaagaaacaagtaTAGGTCGAACTATATAAACAAGCAAATAATTGGCCTTTCTAGACAGAAAATGCAGAGGATAAAGGACAAGAACATCAACAACAAGAAGCCATTAGTTCCCTGACAAGAAAGAGCACAGCTTTGTGTGTGTCAAGCTTTGAAGCAAGACagagaaacaagaaagaaaaaaagattggGTTTTTAATGTGGGAAGAATTATTGGAAGTGACAAGGAAAGTGGATAATGTATTCAAAGTCTTTGGATTTTGGAAAGTTTGTgtaagagaaagagagagaaaatggaaaGGAGATGACTCTGAAGAGTAAGGAAGTTGCTGTTTCCAAGTCTCTCTCCCTTCCCTTTTTAGGCTTGTGACCTTGTGATAAGGGAAAGGGAAAATGTGTAAAATAATGTTAGAACTTAAAAGGAGatgattaaaataacaaaaacattatatataaaaaaatgagtgGCAAAGAAAGCGACAGGGTGTAGTTGCTTTCAGCTTTTGAGAGAGAAAAGTACAGAGGGGGAGTggcaaagaaaagaaggtATGAGTTTCTTGTGTTTCACATTCCATCATGTTTCTTCTTGGCTTGGGGTCTTCAGTCTTCTCCTTTGATTTTCAGACTCTTTATCTGACATTATATTATGAAAACAAAATTTCTTAACTATATTACCCCTTATAAATCTTATTAGGTGATTTCTAAGATGATTTTGTTTTAgaataaagttattttattttatttagaatattattaatttttaattagattaaattttattttttaagttttataaataaaaatgacttACAATCACTTGAATTTTTTACagttttataattgtaataataattaatattttatgaaaaataataatacttttgtatttttttcacaaattatgttaatttttataagtatCAGTAgttgtgaaaaaataaatgatattataaaaaataattgtttttgtgagatttaataatttatgaaaaattgacagatttataaaaaatattaatttttttgtaatcacgaaatatattgctaaattataaaaaattgaaaatctttttcatacttttttacaaattatactaatttttcataagtgttaCTAGttgtgaaaaaaataaataatattataaaaaaataattacttttgtaaaatttaatgaccTACATAAAAGATTGACAatcttctttatatttttttacaaattatattaattttttataaattatactttttgtaaaaaaatgaatgatattacaaaaaaaatgataacttttgtaaaatttcataatttaagaaaaaaattggtaaatgtatgaaaaatattaaatttttcataatcgttaaatatatttaaattacgaaaaatgacaatcttctttataattttgtaaatta
The sequence above is drawn from the Ricinus communis isolate WT05 ecotype wild-type chromosome 7, ASM1957865v1, whole genome shotgun sequence genome and encodes:
- the LOC8286773 gene encoding squamosa promoter-binding-like protein 16 isoform X1, translated to MGYNLKTPWRLTELENQKIPRIAQTAVSNSSFTLNQVTGYCSVDLKLGNSGDLEDKLVEKFSGPGDSLMESSSSGSSKRVRTPANGTHIPSCLVDGCASDLSKCRDYHRRHKVCELHSKTPKVFIKGLEQRFCQQCSRFHSLVEFDEGKRSCRKRLDGHNRRRRKPQPDSMPVNSARLFSNHQELEAKKIRFQALLKCLCHIAGTRYLQFGGSQIFSTTGASSGWAGAVKPENDPMLYTNQSSVNFSSGKNLFPGSMSHSYRGGKQFPFSHCTSSTLPGESVCQTILDVRSTLGSSSGNQKMFSDGVNQVIDSNGALSLLSSPQAETREIGLSHMVQPDLNPPAQSLIPSLNFSNLGMEGGPVESVLVSDGSHNGNLHSQDMFQTGPDESSASGSHQRLSFSWE
- the LOC8286773 gene encoding squamosa promoter-binding-like protein 16 isoform X2 — protein: MGYNLKTPWRLTELENQKIPRIAQTAVSNSSFTLNQVTGYCSVDLKLGNSGDLEDKLVEKFSGPGDSLMESSSSGSSKRVRTPANGTHIPSCLVDGCASDLSKCRDYHRRHKVCELHSKTPKVFIKGLEQRFCQQCSRFHSLVEFDEGKRSCRKRLDGHNRRRRKPQPDSMPVNSARLFSNHQGTRYLQFGGSQIFSTTGASSGWAGAVKPENDPMLYTNQSSVNFSSGKNLFPGSMSHSYRGGKQFPFSHCTSSTLPGESVCQTILDVRSTLGSSSGNQKMFSDGVNQVIDSNGALSLLSSPQAETREIGLSHMVQPDLNPPAQSLIPSLNFSNLGMEGGPVESVLVSDGSHNGNLHSQDMFQTGPDESSASGSHQRLSFSWE